Proteins from a genomic interval of Vicinamibacterales bacterium:
- a CDS encoding DUF4118 domain-containing protein translates to MPKWDEIARLAGGAGGIAGATVVYARWLQVSNTTTVAMTFLLIVLVVAATSRFWVAAVTSVLAMLSFNYFFLPPVGTWTVADPQNWVALFAFLAVSLVASNLSSQARARTHEARSRRDEVARLFDLSREVLLTTEGREAISALARSIARRFDLAYVAIALPRGAEWELFEAGPLTIALDTNPLSLAFAGAQGGLEFDAYERTYSGHRTMTVGDHVVRLVPLRVGTKPIGLMAATGRPVEPGTLDALAAVVAIAIERASLLDERKAAEVARRGEELKTTLLASLGHDLRTPLTAIRVAASNLQSPDLGPDRLREQSTLILEEAERLGRLFENIIEMARIDSGAVATELRWVHPSEVITAARGQVERVMQGHKVEVVVDPDTPVMIDPRLTASAIAHVLENAAQYAPAQSVIAVHTAVTAEGLVVSIRDHGPGIAPADLPRLFDRFYRGGAAKAHTSGTGMGLSIARGLLAAEQGRIWGENCADGGAQFTMVVPAEARPLS, encoded by the coding sequence ATGCCGAAGTGGGACGAGATCGCCCGGCTGGCCGGGGGCGCGGGTGGGATCGCCGGCGCCACTGTCGTCTACGCGCGCTGGCTGCAGGTGTCCAACACCACCACGGTCGCAATGACGTTTTTGCTGATCGTGCTGGTGGTGGCCGCCACCTCGCGCTTCTGGGTGGCCGCCGTCACGTCGGTCCTGGCGATGCTCAGCTTCAACTACTTCTTCCTGCCGCCCGTCGGCACCTGGACGGTCGCCGATCCCCAGAACTGGGTGGCCCTGTTTGCGTTTCTGGCGGTGAGCCTGGTGGCCAGCAACCTGTCGTCGCAGGCGCGCGCACGCACGCATGAAGCCCGCTCGCGCCGCGACGAAGTGGCACGGCTGTTCGACCTCAGCCGGGAAGTGCTGCTGACCACCGAGGGCCGCGAGGCCATCTCGGCGCTGGCGCGATCGATCGCCCGGCGCTTCGACCTGGCCTACGTGGCGATTGCGCTGCCGCGGGGCGCCGAATGGGAGCTGTTCGAGGCAGGCCCGTTGACCATCGCGCTCGACACCAACCCGCTCTCCCTCGCCTTTGCCGGCGCGCAAGGCGGCCTCGAGTTCGATGCTTACGAGCGCACCTACTCCGGACATCGCACGATGACCGTCGGAGACCACGTGGTGCGGCTGGTGCCGCTGCGCGTGGGCACCAAACCGATTGGGCTGATGGCGGCGACCGGACGCCCGGTGGAGCCCGGCACGCTCGACGCGCTGGCTGCCGTGGTGGCCATTGCCATCGAGCGGGCGTCGCTGCTTGACGAACGCAAGGCCGCGGAGGTGGCCCGCCGCGGCGAGGAACTGAAGACAACGCTCCTGGCCTCGCTCGGCCACGACCTGCGGACGCCGTTGACGGCCATTCGCGTCGCCGCCAGCAACCTGCAATCGCCGGACCTCGGTCCCGATCGTCTCCGCGAACAGAGCACCCTCATCCTCGAAGAGGCAGAGCGGCTCGGCCGGTTGTTCGAGAACATCATCGAGATGGCCCGCATCGACTCCGGGGCGGTGGCGACCGAGCTGCGCTGGGTCCACCCGTCTGAGGTCATCACCGCGGCGCGTGGGCAGGTCGAGCGCGTGATGCAAGGCCACAAGGTCGAGGTCGTGGTCGACCCGGACACGCCGGTGATGATCGATCCGCGGCTGACCGCGTCGGCGATCGCCCACGTGCTGGAGAACGCCGCCCAGTACGCGCCGGCGCAGTCGGTCATTGCCGTGCACACCGCGGTCACTGCTGAAGGCCTGGTCGTGAGCATTCGCGATCATGGCCCTGGCATCGCGCCGGCGGACCTGCCACGCCTGTTCGATCGCTTCTACCGCGGCGGCGCGGCCAAGGCACACACCTCGGGCACCGGGATGGGCCTGTCGATTGCCCGCGGGCTGCTGGCGGCCGAGCAGGGCCGCATCTGGGGAGAGAATTGCGCCGATGGCGGCGCGCAGTTCACCATGGTCGTCCCGGCCGAGGCACGACCGCTGTCATGA
- a CDS encoding alpha/beta hydrolase-fold protein, with protein MTRDHHKWFSRSLNRDMEMLIFGHDGPPVIVFPSSMGAFFEYEDRGMIGALADKLEHGRLRLFCVPSVDSESWYCRKIHPRHRVERHLHYEDYILNEVVPLVRHLTRHDGIGVTGCSFGAYHAMVLALRHPYTFTSCVTMGGAFDISQFLDGYHDEDCYFLNPPSFLPGLSEAYYLDQFRRNKWVIVTGDHDICRAPNEQFSAIMRAKGIPHALHVWNDSRHDWPYWRPMAQAYLP; from the coding sequence ATGACTCGCGACCACCATAAATGGTTCTCGCGTTCGCTGAACCGCGACATGGAGATGCTGATCTTCGGGCACGACGGCCCGCCGGTCATCGTCTTTCCTTCGTCGATGGGCGCGTTCTTCGAGTACGAGGACCGCGGGATGATCGGCGCGCTCGCCGACAAGCTGGAGCATGGCCGGCTGCGCCTGTTCTGCGTGCCGTCGGTGGACAGCGAAAGCTGGTACTGCAGGAAGATTCACCCGCGCCACCGCGTCGAACGGCACCTGCATTACGAGGACTACATCCTCAACGAGGTGGTGCCGCTCGTGCGCCACCTGACGCGGCACGACGGCATCGGCGTGACCGGCTGCAGCTTCGGCGCCTACCACGCCATGGTGCTGGCGTTGCGCCATCCCTACACCTTCACGTCGTGCGTCACCATGGGCGGCGCCTTCGACATCTCGCAGTTCCTCGACGGCTATCACGACGAAGACTGCTACTTCCTGAACCCGCCGTCGTTCCTGCCCGGGCTGTCGGAAGCGTACTACCTGGATCAGTTCCGGCGGAACAAGTGGGTGATCGTCACCGGCGACCACGACATTTGCCGCGCCCCCAACGAGCAGTTCTCGGCGATCATGCGCGCCAAGGGCATTCCGCATGCGCTGCATGTCTGGAACGACTCCAGGCACGACTGGCCATACTGGCGGCCGATGGCGCAGGCGTATTTGCCGTAA
- a CDS encoding alpha/beta hydrolase-fold protein has product MHSPNATLRQHDQFHSAFLPDDRDVVVWLPPGYDEGAGDRRYPVLYMHDGQNLFDPDTAFQPGEHWRLGETAAELIAAARLEPLIIVGVYNTGETRLHEYTPTNDVDRGGGLAGDYGRLMVEELKPFIDRTYRTLPDAAHTGLGGSSLGGLVTLHLGFAHPGVFSRLAVLSPSVWWDRRAILKTVRQARPKPKLRLWVDMGTAEGRSGLDDARLLKAALVGAGFVEGVDLHYAEYEGATHSEGAWAARVGPMLKWLFPPVS; this is encoded by the coding sequence ATGCACTCTCCGAACGCCACGCTCCGCCAGCACGATCAGTTCCATTCCGCATTCCTGCCGGACGATCGCGACGTGGTGGTGTGGCTGCCGCCGGGCTACGACGAGGGCGCCGGCGATCGGCGGTATCCCGTGCTCTACATGCACGATGGTCAGAACCTGTTCGACCCCGACACCGCGTTCCAGCCGGGCGAGCACTGGCGGCTCGGCGAAACCGCCGCCGAGCTGATCGCGGCGGCGCGGCTCGAGCCGTTGATCATCGTCGGCGTCTACAACACCGGCGAGACCCGCCTGCACGAATACACCCCGACCAACGACGTCGATCGCGGCGGCGGCCTGGCCGGCGACTACGGCCGGCTGATGGTCGAGGAATTGAAGCCGTTCATCGACCGCACCTACCGGACCCTGCCGGACGCCGCGCATACCGGGCTGGGCGGCTCATCGCTGGGTGGCTTGGTGACGCTGCACCTCGGCTTCGCGCACCCCGGCGTGTTCAGCCGCCTCGCCGTGCTGTCGCCGTCGGTGTGGTGGGACCGCCGCGCGATTCTCAAGACCGTGCGGCAGGCCCGGCCGAAGCCAAAACTGCGCCTGTGGGTGGACATGGGCACCGCCGAAGGGCGGAGCGGACTGGATGACGCGCGGCTGCTGAAGGCGGCGCTGGTCGGTGCGGGATTCGTCGAAGGCGTGGACCTGCACTACGCGGAATACGAGGGCGCGACGCACAGCGAAGGGGCGTGGGCGGCGCGGGTGGGCCCGATGCTGAAATGGCTGTTCCCTCCAGTAAGCTGA
- a CDS encoding response regulator transcription factor produces MTRIPRILLVDDEVSIQRSLAPLLQSHGYDVEIAGTGQLALTAAADHPPDLVVLDLGLPDLDGTEVCRRIREESKVPIIILSARDREADKVRALDLGADDFVTKPFGPEELLARIRVALRRAMAADDEATGQLQAGDLTIDYDRRRVVRGDDEIRLTPKEFELLSLLARNHDRVLTHRAILKAVWGPNAVNQPEHLWALVAQLRKKIEPDPTAPRYLLSEPWVGYRFTTAAQDS; encoded by the coding sequence ATGACGAGAATCCCGCGCATCCTGCTCGTGGACGATGAGGTGTCGATTCAGCGGTCGCTGGCACCGCTCCTGCAGTCGCATGGCTACGACGTGGAGATTGCGGGGACTGGGCAGCTCGCGCTGACGGCGGCCGCCGATCATCCGCCGGATCTGGTCGTGCTCGACCTCGGCCTGCCCGACCTCGACGGCACGGAAGTGTGCCGTCGCATCCGCGAGGAGTCGAAGGTGCCGATCATCATCCTGTCGGCGCGCGATCGCGAAGCCGACAAGGTGCGCGCGCTCGATCTTGGCGCCGACGATTTCGTCACCAAGCCGTTCGGGCCGGAAGAACTGCTGGCGCGCATTCGCGTCGCCCTTCGCCGCGCCATGGCGGCGGACGACGAAGCGACCGGTCAATTGCAGGCAGGCGACTTGACGATCGACTACGACCGGCGCCGCGTCGTCCGCGGCGACGACGAGATTCGCCTCACGCCGAAGGAGTTCGAACTGCTGTCGCTGCTGGCCCGGAACCACGACCGCGTTCTGACCCATCGCGCCATCCTCAAGGCGGTGTGGGGGCCCAACGCGGTCAACCAGCCCGAGCACCTGTGGGCGCTGGTCGCCCAGCTGCGAAAGAAGATCGAACCCGATCCCACCGCGCCACGCTATCTCCTTAGTGAGCCGTGGGTTGGTTACCGGTTCACCACCGCCGCCCAGGATTCTTAG